tACTTACCTATCACTGGCTTCGCTGTACTTCCCGCTAATGgaagccatcttcaatgacgtctggaaCGTCACGTAACCATGGGGCCTGCGTCGCAATGCAAAGGACGCATGCCCCcgtcatgtgaagtcagggacgtcacacaagtaggcccgaagccttaccgagaggcaagtaacacagttttttatgttcccttacctcccctgggcttccggtCATTAtatgtggggtcttttcagtccctcgagtataataatactgtttgtggggcccgcagtgtcacttaccgatcccgggcgctgccaggattggtaagtaaatagggtctgttTCCATTTGAAGTAACTCcaaccagtaacggcctattaaaaaaaaaaaaaatgcagcggtagtggctgtcaccaggcctccaaatgtcctgggccctgtggcagccaatatcgctgctaccccggtagttgcaCCCCAGGTGTaaatgttttgtttgtgtaaGGTACATaagttttaatttttgataaaaaaaaatagttcaaaaaacagTTGtgatagtttatactacataatatgtattgaatataaaaaatcaataaaaatgtcgaaattaaacaaaaaaaagttgttcacatcaaggttacgacaaattagtaaaatgccaaaataataaaaatttaaagtggaaaaaaagatttactgtagcgttctcaaaatgtcaatttcagtatgatactgaaaattttactttagcataagcaACAATTTAACATGTTTTCCACGAACTTCCTAAATGGCaggcactaaaaaaaaaaaaaaaaagaaaacccaagCGGCTTCTACTCCGAAACTAACCTGATCCTGCAATCACATGTGCCACGCAATTCCCTTAGGAAGCAGGGGGCAGCAATAGTGGAACAATACATGGCAATGCATGTATATACTTTATAACAAGACTACGATATGGTAGTAAACAGGTTTGTAAAAGAAAATGAAAGCAGAGTGAGAAGAAAAGATTTTATTTCATCTTGAAACCGTATACCTGTCCAGTGATCTAGAATTGAAGTCTTGTCCTTGAGAAGCTGGTAGGTAGAGTTCCATCCCATCATCTATAGGCATACAAGGTGAAGATGCAGGAATGTATACAGCTGTCCACAGCTGAAGAGCCCGAACGTGACAAACTGGGTGCAGAACCTACAGAACAAGAGAGTTCAttctggttatatatatatatatatatagtaaaaacacattgcacagcatattatcAATTCTAAGTTGGTCATTTTGTGGAAATGTAATAAAGTAATTCCCACTGGTCTGTTTAATTGGCTGCAGTGGGGATGTCACCATATACTCCATGTAACTGCTAATGCCTATCACTGGTCTCGCAGTCTCATGCTCTGAAGTGGTAAAGCGTGATATGTGATTGTCATGGTGCCAGAAAGTAATCAGTTACCAGAAGTAATGGGGTGAAATAGTAACTGACACTACTAACACTTAATcattaaaaacagacatgtgatgctagtgtgaacaaaaCCTTATTTGTTCCACAAAAAAAGCTTGTTTTCGTTTTTGGAAACAATAGGCAACTATTGAAGGGATCTTCGcaatactgatggtctatcatTGTCAGATTAAAGGGGGTGCCAAGATTTGGACCGTCATACCACTGTTTGGCAGGGCAAAGCTGCAATTCCCTGCACTGCTTTTCTAAGAAGAAGGCGCCCAGGGAGACGGACCAATGTATACAATAAATAGGTCAGCTGTACTCTGCTGTAGCAAAAAGGTCATTGTCAGGAGATGCCGAGAGTTGGATCCCCACTCATCCCAGAGAATCCCTTTAGCAGCAATTATTTCTAtttcagaagagagagaggttctTGCATTAGACTTACCATCTCACCACCAGGCATGTAGAGAAGATTGTGAAAGTTCTTGTTACCAGTTCTCAATAGTGACCAAACTGAGCAAGTTCGCTTGTAGATGTTTCTGGTCTCTCGTTCACATGGGTTATTGGAGAGGAAGGTTCCATAGAGGCACGAGTAAGTGTGCTGCACTAGCTTCACCTAGGTTTACATAACATGATATTATGGCTTACTGTGTAATATTTTTCCAATAATATACCTATAACACATTATAATTCAACTAAAATCAGATTGTtcattattgtaaaaaaaaactgcactaaatgtatgaaataaaaaacaaacattctCATCTCTGCAAATCAATGTGTCCTTTACCAAGAAGGCATGGTTGAATTCAAAGTGGCAAGGAAACTGATGGAGAAGCTGGTGGACACAGTCGAGCCACTGCAAGAAGACAGGACATTGCTCATTTTGATCTTCAGAATTTTCCTGATGACCACAACGATCCCCAAACTTATGGCCATAATCTAGCCAGTCTGTCTCCACCAAGACTTGGAATCCCTGAAGAAGAAACATCCATCGTTAACTTTACAAATAAACAGACCAAAACATATGTCTGCTGTAATAAATGCTGACCTCTAAAGTCCGGTAATATGGGTCCAGGAGAAGCTTTGCGAGGGATACTATCTGTGGGGTTCTGTCCCAGCCATCTGAGCAGTGAACCAGCACCGGACGCTCTTCTCGATCCACTGCGTTGGCCACCACTGTGGCAGCTTTCAGCATGACAGAGAGGTGCTGCAGCCACTTAGTACTTTCCAATGCTGATAGCCAGCTACAAAACACATAAAGGGTTTCACCACCAAACAGGTAAGTGGCATCTTGAGAGAGAAAGACCATGACGATGGCATTAGTGGATGGAAATGAAAAAATGGTCAGGCCAAGGATCATGagggacaaaaaataaaaaattaaaaagacaaaaaacacatgCAGTCTGAGAAAGCAAAATGACTATATTTTATGGTTTGTATTAAGTTGAAATGATCCTGGCTATTTTATACTTTCTGGCTGGTTGCAGAGGCGATGGCCAGAGAGTGCTGAGACCATTGCAGTGTCCAGTCATGCGTACAATTGGTGGGAGGCCCAGACGTCAGACCCCAATAACCAATAAGTCATGGCATATCCATGttcaatagtggggaaaaaagtggTCAAAATACTTAAATGGAATTTGTCGGATCTATTTGGGACAATGAACCACCCACATGTCCTTATGGACTGATGgttaagggtaaaaaaaaaaacctaacactTTATATTTGCCTAGAGAGGAGACAGACGAGTAGTATTAGTCCCGACCCCTGTGAAACTGGCAACACACACCATACTAAAGCCAAAGTTTACTGTTCTGGATTCAGCCAAAAACTGAGCCAGTGCAGGGAGTACAGCAGCAGGGTAaggttccacccccccccccctaactgtGTACACAGACAGTGTTACAATACTGCCATTTGGGAAAAGACCCATGGGTGATTCAGTGTCCCAAATAGATCTGAAAAATTCCCTTACGTACAATAAATACTAAATGCTACAGACATTTGGCCACAGAAAAGGCCAAAGTTCCAAAGGAAGCTAAAAGTTCTTACAAAGACTTCTTCAGTACAGAACTTACTTTCCTGGATCAGGCACTTGGTTGCACACAGCTCGCAGGTACTGAAAGCTATTCCggatggagtgaatatttgccattCCCATGAATGCGACTTCACAGTTTGGATAGTATTCTATTGGGAAAAGAATGAGAAGATAAAGGACTTCGATACTCGGGGAAACTATATAAAACGTCAGAAAGAAGAGGGTCATTATAAGACAACTATAGCATATCCGGGAGATGCATTAAGTGTCTCATATATGCAGGTTACTCAGGGAAGTAGTTGCTCCATCCAgataaacagaaaaacaaaaacaaaccaaagCTTCAAGGTGGCTTTCCCAGTTTGTTCCCTTGTTCCCAGTTAAGCAATAAGTCACCTCAGCACAGAAAGGATTGCAATGGATAGCTAGCATAGGGCCCACCATTCACAATGGGACATGGACTCAGCTTAGATTCCTCACAATGGCATCTAAACAGGTGCCTAGAAAATTGTCCCAAAGACTTCACTAAACATCTCCAGACTATGAATATCTCTGGTCTgagtgactgctgtaaaacatCTCTCTATGAAAACAGTTAAGCAATAAGTCACCTCGGCACAGAAAGGATTGCAATGGATAGCTTGCATAGGGCCCACCATTCACAATGGGACATGGACTCAGCTTATATTCCCCACAATGGCATCTAAACAGGTGCCTAGAAAATTCTCCCAAAGACTTCACTAAACATCTCCAGACTATGAATATCTCTGGTCTgagtgactgctgtaaagcatctcTCTAAATGCTGCAAACAGCAGCTGAAGCAATATACATGTACAGAAAACACTACCTGGTTTGTAGAAGTGCAACATATTTTAGGTGAGACATTCCATTATAGCCCTTTCCTACAGACACCATTGGTACCAGTATTTGTAAGCTAAACACAGAGGAGGTATACATTTTTACAATATACGTTTTCTTTCTGTAGGTTCCACTTTTGTTCTTACCTTGCAAAATACCTTgtgtcagaaaaaaaaacccagtgaaaAATTACAAATGCAGATTTATCTGTGTATGTAGAGAGTTTCACGTCTACCTATTCTATCATCTTATTTCAGTATTCTCTATTGTAACTGCATTTTAAGCTGCAAGTCCTGAACTCTGTGAGTTTTTCCCACTAAATACATTAAACCTCAATCCAATAGTGTTACGGCTTTCATGGCCACCTCTCTGTAAAAACTGGGAACCAAATACCcaattctcatgatcagtgggagGCCTGAAGTCAATCCCATAACATTCCTTATTCTATAGCAACATCTCCTAGATTACATTCAGATGAAACATTTAGTTACCTTCACATTCGCAGCCTCCACCTTTGGCTCTGTTTGCTACAGCAGCAGTATAAGATCTAGCATCCAGGATTAAGAGTTTCTGAGGTGCTCCGCTCCCCTCAATACCAGGGCAGGCAGTTAGAGAAGAGTCTGGAAATAGCAATGAACACTGTCAGTTCTATCAATCTATTAAAAGTTTCTAGCTTTATAATGTGAATGCCAATAAGTGTAATGATATACCGTCTTACCAAAGTCTGTATCGCCATTTTCATTTCCATCGTTGCTACTTTTGTTGCTGAAGTTAACAGCAGCAGCGCGTCCGCCTGGATTCAGTGCACAGGCCTTTGCAATAGAAGTGACCAAGTACTCATCATCTGCATTGCGCCATCCCCACCAGCTGATCTCTGGCTGACTGCAACGTGCGATCACTGCTCCTGTTCTGGTATGTCTACAACACAACACAGTAAAGAACTGAATCCTAGCTCTGGTGATTACCAAAAGTTTAGAAATAATAAATTGCCCTTTAATCATAAGACTTTTCATGTTATGCACCAACTTCTTAATTTTTGGAGTGGCCTATTAGCAGCTCAGTTGCACTCAAAAGAATAGGATACAGTTGTAACGCCAAGCTGTGGCTCCTTTAAACAGttgatcagtgagggtgccaTGTGTTggatcctaactagagatgagcgaacactattcgaatagcacgcacccataggaatgaatggaagcgacaggcacgccgactttgccggcggacggccgcttaaccccctgcgtccattcattcctatggatgtgtgctatttgaaacgggagtttcgaatagtgttcgctcatctctaatcctaaccaatctaatagtgatgacctatcctaaaataTCCTAGTACTGGTAAACCCCTTTCAACTAACGCCATTGTACTGAGGGGCTTAACTGGCATTTGTGCCACACCAAATGTTAGCATCCTCAATTAAACTTCTTGTACATTATATAAGAGCAGTGACCACACTAGATACTGGAGTCACCAGGGCGGTGTGGTTGTCGTGCAGAGCCAAACAGTGATAGTTGTTATCTCGCCCACACCTCCCTGATAGACATTCCCCTGTGTGAGTATCTCATACTGAAGTCATGCCCAGGGGAAAATCGATCAAGTAGTAACAGGTGTAATAACAGCTATGACTGTACACAGCACCCTGACGCCACAGTGTCTCTGGCATGTAGTAGTGCGCCTGTTGCGATTAAACTTTATTACTCTTGCAAACTGTAACTGCAAAGATTTTAACGCCAAAATGTTTTTTTCAAGCCCTTGAACACCAGTGATAGATTCAATGTATCCTGTGACTATCAACGATGATAGTTGCCATCATCTGAACGCCACATATAGGACTGCAAAGGCAACTGGCCAGCATGTGCTGGGGGTAGCCATGGCCAACTAGACATTTATACTGCCGTCAACATCTTCTAGTGGAAAAAGCAAGCAGCAACCTGACCTTTAGCTTAGCTAGTTTTCAACATGGTCAGTAAAACTTCGAGAAGGTCCtgttattatacagtcaccaacgTACAACTATTCCGTTTACACAGATTGACTATTAGGGTTATTTGATAGTGCTATATAGAGGAGAAAAGAGGAAAAGATAGGAGGTGCACTAAAAGTTAAAAAATGCTAGCTCTACCTGTAAACCACAACAGGAATCCTTTTCCATGATCTGAATGAAGAGACATTCTCGAGCTCCTTGTCGGTGATCCAGACAGGGACCAAGAGCTTCTGCGGGTAACTTGCACACAATCTAAAGAGCAACCAACACAAGTGAACCATTATTACAATAGTGAATATGTTATTAATACAATAATCATGTGATGGTATACTAGGAAAGAACAAACATGTTACTATGCACTCTACTGCCACTTGTGTCAGAAAAGAGTATTACATTATAATGAAAAATAAGATACACACGCACAGGCACAGACATACAtaatagtaagggctcgttcacatctgcgatcgtACTCCATTCTGcagatttccatttcctgcacaaaacaggggcgatgaaaacctgccggcatgtttcaatcccatttatttgaatgggcttgaaaagtctccggccatgtgcgccggtgagcgttttatgctctccgcggctaaaccggtttttttaaactggacagagtcagacatgcagtactccgtgtccggttttaaaaaaaatcaaaaaccggttttgccgcggagcgcataaaacgctccccggcggtcacagccggactcggcatgacaagtttccatcttctgcatgcagaagatggaaacctgaaaacggagttcaggcgctggtgtgaacccagcgtcagatgtGTCCACACCGATTTTGCCACACATTTTGCTTGCTTGTTTTTAATAGGAATCTATTACTGATGTCTGCTTAAGTTCAGCATGGAAAGTAAGAGAGACAAGTCAGAACACAAGGAAACCTTGGTTACTACATGCGGATTAGCCCCATTGTATGAGATTAATCTGCATGTGGATGTGCACAAATACgttgcccaaaaaaaaaaaaaaaaaatttaattaattaaagaggacctttcatctcctggggcacatgcggttttatataccgctagaaagctgacagtgcgctgaattcagtgcactttcggctttcactgtctgtgccccaggtgaagagctatcagtaccgataccgtagctcttcactgtcacgagggcgtttctgacagtcagtcaggaacgtccttcttcacagtaaCGTCTattgccctgtactgtgagagcggtgaggaacgcctccctccccttctgatagtgctcatccatagactagtactgggggggcgttcctcactgctcagcgccaTGGCTGGGcattaaggaacgccccctctcacagtacagcactatagacactactgtgaggaagggcgttcctcactgactgtcagaaatgcccttctgacagtgaagagctacggcaccagcaccaatagctcttcactggtggcacagaatgtgaaagccttcagtgcgctgaattgagctcATTGTCGGCCTTCTAGcggtgtaaggtcctctttaagccccaCTTTCCACAGTcaacaaaaaaaatccattaaTTGTATGTAGGGCCCATTCATGTCATATTTTGATCTTCAGTTTAactaatcaaaaaaaaaaaaaaaaaaatgctaaaaacagATGAAAATAGATGAAAACTGATAACCATCCATTTAAAGAGACAGtcaaataaaaacagatttaggACAGAAAAATAGGACATCCTATATGTTTGTGTCGCACAAAAATAAATTGTTCCATTATTAACAGACTATATGAACACATACTGTAGTTCAACAGTGgagatccaaaaaaaaaaaaaaaaggtggaaaaTGACGACTGCGGATCAAAATATGATGCGAGCGGCCCCTAAGAGCCTCCTCATATAGGGTTTTTATGCAGATTTCACAAGTGTTTTCCATTCCAAAATCCACATAaaacctcccattgttttcagaagCAGTCAGTGACACATTTCTTAaggcaaaaaaagaagaaatatacTATACTGAAAACAATGTTgtgttaaaaacttttttttgggtGACCACATACTGCTAAGCCCCAAATGGTTAAAAACCAGTGACATGTTTGTGACATATTTCCACATAAGGTGTTTTATGCATCCAGAAAAGTGGGACAAGCCTAAACATGGATGTAAATTTGTATTACCATGTAGAACAGATTTAAGCCATAGCTGAAAAAACTGGGAATTTCAGTCCTATCTTGTAAAATGGGCGAAGCCACCCCAGTGCTCTGTCACAGCTGAATAATTCTAAGAAACAACTGTAATAAAACGCTCTTTATTTTATACTTGTGTCTTTAAATACTGTAAGTCTCCAGCATTCACAAACTAGGAAACTTCCTCAACTAAAGCAAATAAAAAGCTAAAATCCAACAATCGGGTTCTGAATTTTTCCCCAAAGTTTTAAAGCACATCGAGCAGTAAACAGTTTGCTTGCCAATGTGCACAGTCTTGCTTTTCCTTAACCAGGTTTCCTAAATGTCCTCTTTATATGCGCGTCTGAGCCTGCAGCACATTCCTTCCTCATAGTTGTGCCAATGATAATTATAGGGGCGAGCAAGCCAAAAGAAATGTGTGTAACATCTGCCAATACATATGGAGCAAAAGACAAGgaggtaatgaaaaaacatagcAGCACGACGTATGCATTTAATTCCTCACTTGTAGTTGTGGTTGATGTCAGACACTCGCCAGGCATTCTGCATATCGAAACCCATCCGCAATAGCTCCATCTGGAAGCGATCCTTTATATGGTCACCTAAAATGAGGCCGGACACAACAATGGAAATGAGTAACCAGACAACTCATGAAATACATACAGTGAAAACTTGACCAGGCTCTTGATGTGGCCTTGCAACTTCAACTTAGATTTCAGTTAATACTGGCGTGAGCGTAACAGCTGGCAAACTTCACTAGAGCCTGCACTCTGTAATAATACGGATGCCATTTACCTGGGCGACAGAGGTGAACATGATGCTCTTCATCATCCGTGCAAATCCCCTGACACCAAGCATGGTAAGCAAATGCAAACAGATCTTCTTGTTTGGTAGGACGTGCGGAGGCTCTGCTCAGTCTCTTCAGCCACTCCTGGCATTGCTTGAAAGTGGAAAAGTGACatctaaaaaaatgcaaaaaaatgttaTGAGATAATACAATAAATTATGATACTAGTTGCTACATGATGCAGAATGGATAGTGACAGAGGGGAGAAGTTGTTTGTAGGGGGCGTCACACAGGACAAGTGCAGTGCTTGGCTATCTCCATCAGTCTCATTGGCTGGAGCCGATCGGTGAAGGAATGACCATCACGAAGCACGGACCATAGTTGTGGAGCTCAGTGGGCCCGCAGTGCTCCTACATTCATCATCTATGCTGTGTACAGGCAAGACTGTCACTGTCAGTTTCATCCACAAGCTGTTACCATTGGTTAACAAAACCATATTCAGCATAAAATGAAGCTGAATTTGTAGGACGCTGGAGTTCAATGCTAAAAATACCATAAACAATAAACTTCTAGACTTGCGAGACTACAAACCTGGAGCGTTTAAGTAGCAAGTCTTGCCTTACAACAcaacaataaaaacatatatgtaaaattTCACGTTGTGAAGAGAATTTCCAGCAAATACAGAGCGAGTTTACCTGACTACTTTAGAGTCCTTGCATATAATTTGTAGCTGGAACATATCACGGCTCTCCACAGTCTCAATCATCCTTAAAGGCACCTACAAAAGCAGAAAAATGTCATTATGGCTTCTATTTTTATAGGATTCATGATAGAAATAATCAGACATGGACCATTGACAAGGATATCACCCTCCATCTGATTTATAATGGGTCCGTTAGGATAGGATAAAGCAGCAGGCTATGCATACGGCTTCTGCCAGCGGAATCATTGATCAGTGCAGAATCTGGATGTTGGATCCCCaccgatctaatattgatgacctatcctgtggtagGTTATCAATATCTACTAACTATGTGTCtgctagtgttattaatgggttaataatgagTGATTTTGTGGTTTCTCTGGGAGtacctagcatcttctgcatttgtttacttggtgtgtgTAGCTACttgctgcaatgcattctggtagttgtaggctttCACTATCTCCAGCTCACTCTacccccccctccctgtctccctagctattcttCTAGCCTTTTCTAACTCACTCAGCCCACCCCGTCTCCCACTCTATTATattttacctgtcttcttccttctGCTGGGAATGCACAGCACTGTGCCCGTAGCCTTCAATACTTCTCTAACACACAGGCTCCCAgcttgcgcaatagagatgtattgttGGCTTCAGCGATACCAACGTCATCGGAGGAGAAGCCGTTCCCCGGGGAAGGAGGAGGCCCAGATAGGAAGAAGATGGGAAAATATGATGGTGTGGATGTgggtggggggagtagtagtgatgatccgtttccgtaaatggggaaatggatcgtcaccggatagtcagaaaatgtccctggggtggtcacttgACGGACACAGGGATATGGAAAATAGGtatttttgattaataatgtaaGTTAGAAagtaggagaggggagggggtttagATTATTGTAGGATTTTAGGGTTATCCCAGGTAACCCTTTTAAGaactttttccctatcagtatgtctttgtagaatgggaggaaatccacgcaaacacggggagaacatacaaactccttgcagatattgtccttggcaggattcaagcctaggactccagcgctacaaggttgCAATGCTATCCACTGAGACACcgtgatgccccccccccccctttaagaaCTTTATTAAGACAGGTTCCATACAGACTCTATAGAAACATCTCACAAATTAAATAAGGGCCTATTCAGATGGCCTGCAGACGGTCCTCACAGTCCCGACCACTAAGACTAAGACTTACATTGATGACAGAGTCTTTGAACTTGATGTGCAGCCTGTAGTTGGAGACTGCTATGACAGCATCATTTGCACTTCCTAAATACTCCACGCTCTCGCCTGGCAGCACTTGGAAAGGTACCTAAGTgtaggagaaaaaaataaaaagcgtaGATGACAAAAGAGCAGACGGATTACCTCTAAGGGAAACATAATTAAATGCAAAAGAACATAATTTCACTCGATTAATAATGTACTACAGCTCCTGCACAGTCTGTCTTTAATTCAAGGCGCTCCCATTTCACGGTGTTCTCATCTGCATAAACCATATACCATCCTGATGGTTCGCACAGGAAGACACAGTCTGTGACTGATCCTGATGGATTGTCCCTGTCCTCTAGATTTATGCATTTAATATGGAAAACATTTTCCAAATGAGGTTACTAAACATATACACACCTTCATATAATAACCATCtcctacagtaaaaaaaaatattaaaaatggggCTGAATGCAAACACTATAAACAATAAGCAAAATCAATAGAGATTATGTATCCCCAGTAATACCCATACTAAAATAACCTTAAAGGGACTGCCCAAGACCCAGTCAAAACAGGTACAGATGACCTATACacagtatcagattggttggggtccaaTACCcgaactgatcagctgtttcagctgTCAGAAGTTGTATACAATGTAGCCTGGGGGAGTAATGCTCCCCGGCACCACCATGACTGGTGCAGGTGAAATGCAGTtcagttcccattcactttaaggccgggttcacatggagtattctggctcgtcatttggtacgtagacaccgcgggaggatttgcgggccgtatacgctcccattgttttcaatgggagccggtaccgtacacgcggcgctattttgcagccgtgattttgtggtggccgcaaaatagcgccgagtgtacggtaccggctcccattgaaaaca
This sequence is a window from Leptodactylus fuscus isolate aLepFus1 chromosome 2, aLepFus1.hap2, whole genome shotgun sequence. Protein-coding genes within it:
- the MTMR4 gene encoding phosphatidylinositol-3,5-bisphosphate 3-phosphatase MTMR4 isoform X1, which gives rise to MTEPSPRPHCSVLSCFGEEPPSLEYIQAKDLFPPRELVKEEDKLQVPFQVLPGESVEYLGSANDAVIAVSNYRLHIKFKDSVINVPLRMIETVESRDMFQLQIICKDSKVVRCHFSTFKQCQEWLKRLSRASARPTKQEDLFAFAYHAWCQGICTDDEEHHVHLCRPGDHIKDRFQMELLRMGFDMQNAWRVSDINHNYKLCASYPQKLLVPVWITDKELENVSSFRSWKRIPVVVYRHTRTGAVIARCSQPEISWWGWRNADDEYLVTSIAKACALNPGGRAAAVNFSNKSSNDGNENGDTDFDSSLTACPGIEGSGAPQKLLILDARSYTAAVANRAKGGGCECEEYYPNCEVAFMGMANIHSIRNSFQYLRAVCNQVPDPGNWLSALESTKWLQHLSVMLKAATVVANAVDREERPVLVHCSDGWDRTPQIVSLAKLLLDPYYRTLEGFQVLVETDWLDYGHKFGDRCGHQENSEDQNEQCPVFLQWLDCVHQLLHQFPCHFEFNHAFLVKLVQHTYSCLYGTFLSNNPCERETRNIYKRTCSVWSLLRTGNKNFHNLLYMPGGEMVLHPVCHVRALQLWTAVYIPASSPCMPIDDGMELYLPASQGQDFNSRSLDRLPKTRSMDNLLTACDSGGILTRTSSDPNLNNHQVSLDSRSSNDDGSDTESHSPLQQASDIKTKEEKANDDHNVSEGDEGAMQEVTEAPNNNNNELMKHDISSNPTAESSDPKCDNVKTDLENGIDTQEQTITTISITDQDCQALTKPPCPNLAGDMYVNSSCRDLTKSIKMAKESCRTDRKVVSQIPRNEISFLASNWESLQGMMKSVPVGETGLRRHLSYEYSTRSLHSRHGRHTAGSCVSRDAAKIPYNFPASMHCSGPSMKSYRGSIASHNRPLHSGRFFPLLCPSPAPLLYQDDDGLPIPNDVVQQRLRQMEASYKQEVDLLRRQVWELQLQLEIRQYCAPPPEPEADYEDDFTCVKESDSSDIDDLYSDKSEDRLSETSWEPVDKKDTEVTRWVPDHMASHCFNCDSEFWLAKRRHHCRNCGNVFCAGCCHLKLPIPDQQLYDPVLVCNTCYDHIQVSRARELMSQQLKKPLAAASS
- the MTMR4 gene encoding phosphatidylinositol-3,5-bisphosphate 3-phosphatase MTMR4 isoform X2, with the translated sequence MGEEPPSLEYIQAKDLFPPRELVKEEDKLQVPFQVLPGESVEYLGSANDAVIAVSNYRLHIKFKDSVINVPLRMIETVESRDMFQLQIICKDSKVVRCHFSTFKQCQEWLKRLSRASARPTKQEDLFAFAYHAWCQGICTDDEEHHVHLCRPGDHIKDRFQMELLRMGFDMQNAWRVSDINHNYKLCASYPQKLLVPVWITDKELENVSSFRSWKRIPVVVYRHTRTGAVIARCSQPEISWWGWRNADDEYLVTSIAKACALNPGGRAAAVNFSNKSSNDGNENGDTDFDSSLTACPGIEGSGAPQKLLILDARSYTAAVANRAKGGGCECEEYYPNCEVAFMGMANIHSIRNSFQYLRAVCNQVPDPGNWLSALESTKWLQHLSVMLKAATVVANAVDREERPVLVHCSDGWDRTPQIVSLAKLLLDPYYRTLEGFQVLVETDWLDYGHKFGDRCGHQENSEDQNEQCPVFLQWLDCVHQLLHQFPCHFEFNHAFLVKLVQHTYSCLYGTFLSNNPCERETRNIYKRTCSVWSLLRTGNKNFHNLLYMPGGEMVLHPVCHVRALQLWTAVYIPASSPCMPIDDGMELYLPASQGQDFNSRSLDRLPKTRSMDNLLTACDSGGILTRTSSDPNLNNHQVSLDSRSSNDDGSDTESHSPLQQASDIKTKEEKANDDHNVSEGDEGAMQEVTEAPNNNNNELMKHDISSNPTAESSDPKCDNVKTDLENGIDTQEQTITTISITDQDCQALTKPPCPNLAGDMYVNSSCRDLTKSIKMAKESCRTDRKVVSQIPRNEISFLASNWESLQGMMKSVPVGETGLRRHLSYEYSTRSLHSRHGRHTAGSCVSRDAAKIPYNFPASMHCSGPSMKSYRGSIASHNRPLHSGRFFPLLCPSPAPLLYQDDDGLPIPNDVVQQRLRQMEASYKQEVDLLRRQVWELQLQLEIRQYCAPPPEPEADYEDDFTCVKESDSSDIDDLYSDKSEDRLSETSWEPVDKKDTEVTRWVPDHMASHCFNCDSEFWLAKRRHHCRNCGNVFCAGCCHLKLPIPDQQLYDPVLVCNTCYDHIQVSRARELMSQQLKKPLAAASS